From Longimicrobium sp., a single genomic window includes:
- a CDS encoding RagB/SusD family nutrient uptake outer membrane protein: protein MTNRFIAAALAALVLGAAACDNSDFLTEVPEDFVGPENFFRNADDALAAVNGVYAGFVSPLNCGSDDYYGRNFIMLVEYPGEAVTSRYNAVHDRGSIDALNITTEHPYTASTWLCAYSAIGSANLVIANVPNTPNMDVALRDRVVAEARYLRAIHYFNLVRLFGDVPLRLEPVDPRGNLTMPRTPAAQVYAAIIADLDYAAEKLPVTYAGVPGPNVGRATRGAAHALLAKVHLQFGAVHGGGTASFTAAAENAKRVMDSGQYRLMPDFATVFALNNEMNQEVVFAAQLSRVSGLGGRLAQHVAPIGSGLSGVQPGGISFYPEWPFLRDWANADRRKAATVITTYVHPTRGSLTWTRPMTGTNAQITTFLNNFGTPGGGPFFSKYLDPQATTGAGDENDIILLRYADVLLMYAEALNEASGPNAQAYAAVNAVRNRAGLANLPAGLSQAAFRDAVQIERRYELVLEGHIYFDMQRHWAFSKARVERHMRLGLPVAQGGENLNATPWNNSVPKIGIAGAVVEEKYRFFPVPAAARATNPELTQNPGW from the coding sequence ATGACCAATCGATTCATAGCCGCCGCGCTCGCCGCACTCGTACTGGGCGCAGCGGCCTGCGACAACAGCGACTTCCTTACCGAGGTCCCGGAGGACTTCGTGGGGCCCGAGAACTTCTTTCGCAACGCGGACGACGCCCTCGCGGCCGTGAACGGGGTGTACGCCGGATTCGTCTCGCCGCTCAACTGCGGCAGCGACGACTACTACGGCCGCAACTTCATCATGCTGGTGGAGTACCCGGGCGAAGCGGTGACCTCGCGCTACAACGCCGTGCACGACCGCGGCAGCATCGACGCGCTCAACATCACCACCGAGCACCCGTACACGGCCAGCACCTGGCTCTGCGCGTACTCGGCCATCGGCAGCGCGAACCTGGTGATCGCCAACGTCCCCAACACGCCCAACATGGACGTGGCGCTGCGCGACCGCGTGGTGGCGGAAGCCCGCTACCTGCGCGCGATACACTACTTCAACCTGGTGCGCCTCTTCGGCGACGTGCCGCTCCGCCTGGAGCCGGTGGACCCGCGCGGCAACCTGACCATGCCGCGCACCCCCGCCGCCCAGGTGTACGCCGCCATCATCGCGGACCTGGACTACGCCGCGGAGAAGCTTCCGGTGACGTACGCCGGCGTCCCCGGCCCCAACGTGGGCCGCGCGACCCGGGGCGCCGCGCACGCGCTGCTGGCCAAGGTGCACCTGCAGTTCGGCGCGGTGCACGGGGGAGGCACGGCCTCCTTCACCGCCGCGGCCGAGAACGCCAAGCGCGTGATGGACAGCGGGCAGTACCGGCTGATGCCGGACTTCGCCACCGTCTTCGCGCTGAACAACGAGATGAACCAGGAGGTCGTCTTCGCGGCGCAGCTCTCGCGCGTCTCCGGGCTGGGCGGGCGCCTGGCGCAGCACGTGGCGCCCATCGGCTCGGGGCTGAGCGGGGTGCAGCCGGGCGGCATCTCCTTCTACCCGGAGTGGCCCTTCCTCCGTGACTGGGCCAACGCGGACCGCCGCAAGGCCGCCACGGTGATCACCACGTACGTGCACCCCACGCGCGGGTCGCTTACCTGGACGCGCCCCATGACGGGCACGAACGCGCAGATCACCACCTTTCTGAACAACTTCGGGACGCCGGGCGGCGGGCCGTTCTTCTCCAAGTACCTGGACCCGCAGGCCACCACGGGCGCGGGCGACGAGAACGACATCATCCTGCTGCGCTACGCCGACGTACTGCTGATGTACGCCGAGGCGCTCAACGAGGCGTCCGGCCCCAACGCCCAGGCATACGCCGCGGTGAACGCGGTGCGCAACCGCGCCGGCTTGGCCAACCTGCCGGCGGGGCTCAGCCAGGCGGCGTTCCGCGACGCGGTGCAGATCGAGCGCCGCTACGAGCTCGTGCTGGAAGGGCACATCTACTTCGACATGCAGCGCCACTGGGCCTTCTCCAAGGCGCGCGTGGAGCGCCACATGCGGCTGGGCCTGCCGGTCGCCCAGGGCGGCGAGAACCTGAACGCGACGCCGTGGAACAACAGCGTGCCCAAGATCGGCATCGCCGGGGCCGTGGTGGAAGAGAAGTACCGCTTCTTCCCCGTCCCGGCCGCGGCGCGGGCCACCAACCCCGAGCTGACGCAGAACCCCGGCTGGTAA
- a CDS encoding HD domain-containing protein, producing the protein MEPSELEQILTFLRATEQLKNTHRNSWTSEGRRESVAEHTWRLCLMAMLLADQYPEVSFARLVKICIVHDLGEAIGGDIPAVHQTAGAGKAQQERRDLLQLLQPLPPRLRDEITALWDEYEEARTPEARLAKALDKLETILQHNQGDNPAGFDYRFNLDYGKRYTAMDPLVTTIREILDRDTERRANEM; encoded by the coding sequence ATGGAGCCGTCCGAGCTCGAGCAGATCCTGACCTTCCTCCGCGCCACGGAGCAGCTCAAGAACACGCACCGCAACTCGTGGACGTCCGAGGGGCGCCGCGAGAGCGTGGCCGAGCACACGTGGCGCCTCTGCCTGATGGCGATGCTCCTCGCGGACCAGTACCCGGAAGTCAGCTTCGCGCGCCTGGTGAAGATCTGCATCGTCCACGACCTGGGCGAGGCGATCGGCGGCGACATCCCGGCCGTCCACCAGACCGCCGGGGCGGGGAAGGCCCAGCAGGAGCGCCGCGACCTCCTCCAGCTCCTCCAACCCCTCCCGCCGCGCCTCCGCGACGAGATCACCGCGCTGTGGGACGAGTACGAGGAAGCGCGCACCCCCGAAGCCCGCCTCGCCAAGGCGCTGGACAAGCTGGAGACGATCCTCCAGCACAACCAGGGCGACAACCCGGCCGGCTTCGACTACCGCTTCAACCTGGACTACGGCAAGCGCTACACCGCCATGGACCCGCTCGTCACCACCATCCGCGAGATCCTGGACCGCGACACCGAGCGCCGGGCCAACGAGATGTAG